In Methanosarcina siciliae T4/M, one genomic interval encodes:
- a CDS encoding molybdopterin dinucleotide binding domain-containing protein: MDFGSFLKAPEINVRVITYSDIFQDKAMVENRFGEEYRNLSAVIKMDPADLKQLNVKKGDTVVLKNSFGTIVVKAEESGYENPHRGIAYMPASPWSNMLVSDETGGTGIPKFKDISVTVTNAKGEKVTEIGL, from the coding sequence ATGGATTTCGGATCTTTTCTTAAAGCCCCTGAAATAAACGTAAGGGTCATAACCTACAGTGATATCTTTCAGGACAAAGCGATGGTTGAAAACCGTTTTGGAGAAGAGTACAGGAACCTTTCTGCCGTAATAAAAATGGATCCTGCCGACCTCAAGCAGTTGAACGTGAAAAAAGGCGACACCGTAGTCCTGAAAAACTCCTTCGGAACTATTGTGGTCAAAGCTGAGGAGTCCGGATATGAAAACCCTCACAGGGGAATTGCGTATATGCCCGCCAGCCCCTGGTCAAATATGCTGGTCTCGGATGAAACGGGTGGCACCGGGATCCCTAAATTTAAAGACATTTCCGTAACCGTTACCAACGCAAAAGGAGAAAAAGTAACCGAAATAGGGCTTTAA
- a CDS encoding ferredoxin-thioredoxin reductase catalytic domain-containing protein: MSEHDELKNKMYEWTEKYANKAGYRLNPDREALDYVLDGLASRIEKFGRRYCPCRIVTGDEDEDKKIVCPCIYHKDEIEKDGNCHCELFFKPS; the protein is encoded by the coding sequence ATGAGTGAACATGATGAATTAAAAAATAAGATGTATGAATGGACAGAAAAATACGCAAACAAGGCAGGCTACAGGCTTAACCCGGATAGAGAGGCTCTTGATTATGTTCTTGACGGGCTTGCTTCAAGGATTGAAAAGTTTGGGAGGCGCTACTGTCCCTGCAGGATAGTAACCGGGGATGAGGATGAGGATAAAAAGATAGTTTGCCCCTGCATCTATCATAAAGATGAAATTGAAAAAGACGGAAACTGCCACTGTGAACTTTTCTTCAAGCCCTCCTGA
- the gatE gene encoding Glu-tRNA(Gln) amidotransferase subunit GatE, with protein MEKYDYSELGLKAGLEIHQQLDSKKKLFCRCPTLIRDIGDSDFEFFRYLRATESEMGEKDRAAVEQTKIRRKYIYKAYDTTCLIENDEEPPRELNKEALDISLGVAKLFNMKPVDQMHVMRKIVVDGSNTSGFQRTAFLASDGYIETSEGHCGIDSLCVEEEAAQKIEEKGDSIVYSLDRLGIPLVEIATAPDIKSPRHAREVAEYIGMVLRSTGKVKRGLGTIRQDVNISIARGARVEIKGVQALDLIEDIVRREVERQLNLLFIRQEILERKAFVCEEIYDVTGLFMDTKSKVLQKGVKKGSILAALLKKFNGLVGREVQPGRRLGTEFSDRAKTAGVGGLFHTDELPNYGITEKEVQAVKNAIGAGPEDAFVMVADEPEKARLAIEAVIIRAKEAFEGIPEETRKALPDGNTAYMRPLPGAARMYPETDVPQIEISQEYFDSIERPELLTERAKRFASESGLNKELAEKVAYSRYLPLFEALLETYMKNKNVNSTLIARTLVGIVPEIRRNGVETDHLTDEHFEGLFAAISNQEIAKEAIQDLLTALAKEPELTVQQAISKLGLSAFDPEEVENFIKQMVLEKGDFIKDKGPSALGPLMGIVMKEYRGTVDGKILSHMLKKEIDNFINQG; from the coding sequence ATGGAAAAATACGACTACAGTGAACTTGGGCTGAAAGCCGGGCTTGAAATTCACCAGCAGCTTGACTCAAAAAAGAAATTGTTCTGCAGGTGTCCTACCCTGATCAGGGACATCGGGGATTCGGACTTCGAGTTTTTCAGGTATCTCAGGGCTACGGAAAGCGAGATGGGAGAAAAGGACAGGGCTGCGGTGGAGCAGACAAAGATCAGGAGGAAGTACATTTACAAAGCTTATGACACTACCTGCCTTATAGAAAACGATGAGGAACCTCCAAGGGAACTCAATAAGGAAGCCCTGGACATTTCCCTCGGGGTTGCCAAGCTTTTCAACATGAAGCCTGTAGACCAGATGCATGTGATGAGGAAGATCGTTGTGGACGGGTCAAATACCAGCGGCTTTCAGAGGACTGCATTTCTGGCAAGCGACGGGTATATTGAGACTTCGGAAGGGCACTGCGGAATTGACAGCCTCTGTGTGGAAGAAGAAGCCGCCCAGAAAATCGAGGAAAAAGGAGACTCAATAGTCTATTCCCTGGATAGACTAGGGATTCCGCTTGTCGAAATTGCAACTGCGCCTGACATAAAGTCCCCAAGGCATGCCCGGGAGGTTGCAGAGTATATAGGAATGGTGCTCAGGTCCACAGGGAAGGTAAAAAGAGGACTTGGCACTATAAGGCAGGACGTTAACATCTCAATTGCCAGAGGGGCAAGGGTTGAAATCAAAGGAGTGCAGGCTCTTGACCTTATAGAAGACATCGTCCGCAGGGAAGTTGAACGGCAGTTAAACCTTCTTTTTATCAGGCAGGAAATCCTTGAAAGAAAAGCCTTTGTTTGCGAGGAGATCTATGATGTAACAGGGCTTTTCATGGACACAAAGTCCAAAGTCCTGCAAAAGGGCGTAAAGAAAGGCTCAATCCTTGCTGCCCTCCTGAAAAAATTTAATGGGCTTGTGGGCAGGGAAGTCCAGCCCGGAAGAAGGCTGGGAACCGAGTTTTCGGATAGGGCAAAGACTGCAGGTGTTGGAGGCCTTTTCCACACGGATGAGCTTCCGAACTACGGGATAACCGAAAAGGAAGTCCAGGCTGTAAAGAACGCAATCGGCGCAGGTCCTGAAGACGCCTTCGTTATGGTTGCGGATGAACCCGAAAAGGCCAGGCTTGCAATTGAGGCAGTAATTATCAGGGCAAAGGAAGCCTTTGAGGGAATTCCTGAGGAGACCCGAAAAGCTCTTCCCGACGGAAACACCGCTTATATGCGCCCTCTCCCGGGCGCGGCAAGGATGTACCCTGAAACCGATGTTCCCCAGATAGAAATCTCACAGGAATATTTCGATTCCATAGAGCGTCCGGAACTTCTGACCGAAAGGGCAAAGCGGTTTGCCTCTGAAAGCGGCCTGAATAAAGAACTTGCCGAAAAAGTGGCCTATTCAAGGTATTTGCCCCTATTCGAGGCTCTTCTCGAGACCTACATGAAAAACAAAAATGTTAACTCGACCCTTATTGCCAGAACCCTTGTAGGAATTGTGCCTGAAATCCGGAGAAATGGGGTTGAGACAGACCACCTCACAGATGAACACTTCGAAGGGCTTTTTGCAGCCATTTCAAACCAGGAAATTGCAAAAGAAGCCATTCAGGACCTTCTGACTGCTCTTGCAAAAGAGCCTGAACTGACAGTCCAGCAGGCAATCTCAAAGCTCGGCCTGAGCGCCTTTGACCCCGAGGAAGTAGAAAATTTCATAAAACAGATGGTTTTGGAAAAAGGAGATTTCATTAAAGACAAAGGGCCTTCTGCCCTTGGTCCTCTCATGGGTATTGTCATGAAGGAATATAGAGGGACAGTTGACGGAAAGATCCTGAGCCATATGCTGAAAAAGGAGATTGATAACTTTATCA
- a CDS encoding (Fe-S)-binding protein: MTNAMELYQMLPKTNCKKCGKTSCMAFAVALMAHELTPEDCPPLKEETKYKENYEKISGLFKPSEGATETGLIVHEDLCFGCGNCVVACPPNVANDPYGVGSGNAPTNPNKLVLTVEDGVVKAQNLGECRRFGKNKILCNGCIVTCPVEAIEFV, encoded by the coding sequence ATGACAAATGCAATGGAACTCTACCAGATGCTTCCAAAGACTAACTGCAAAAAATGTGGAAAAACCTCCTGTATGGCGTTTGCAGTTGCCCTTATGGCCCATGAGCTGACGCCTGAGGACTGCCCGCCCCTGAAAGAAGAAACCAAATATAAAGAAAACTACGAAAAGATCAGCGGCCTTTTCAAGCCGTCGGAAGGCGCAACCGAAACAGGGCTCATAGTGCATGAAGACCTCTGTTTCGGTTGCGGAAACTGCGTCGTTGCCTGCCCTCCTAATGTAGCAAACGATCCCTACGGGGTAGGCTCGGGAAATGCCCCTACGAATCCTAATAAGCTGGTCCTGACCGTAGAAGACGGGGTTGTCAAAGCCCAGAACCTGGGGGAGTGCCGCAGATTCGGGAAGAACAAGATCCTCTGTAACGGTTGTATAGTAACCTGCCCGGTAGAGGCAATAGAGTTTGTGTGA
- a CDS encoding carboxymuconolactone decarboxylase family protein, producing the protein MIDITEMNERMKEIAGELPGVMNSMMGLHSEVVKDGALSARTKELMMVGIAVALRCEPCLWKHVPEAINLGATREEIMEAVSTAIVMGGGPSVAYGSMVVLKILDEMNV; encoded by the coding sequence TTGATAGATATAACCGAAATGAACGAAAGGATGAAAGAAATCGCCGGAGAACTCCCGGGAGTGATGAACTCTATGATGGGGCTTCATTCCGAAGTCGTCAAAGACGGAGCTTTAAGTGCCCGAACAAAAGAGCTGATGATGGTAGGGATTGCAGTTGCCCTGCGCTGTGAACCCTGCCTCTGGAAGCATGTTCCCGAAGCCATAAACCTTGGAGCAACCCGAGAAGAGATTATGGAAGCTGTCAGCACTGCAATAGTAATGGGAGGAGGGCCTTCGGTAGCTTACGGGTCAATGGTTGTTCTCAAAATTCTTGATGAAATGAATGTTTGA
- a CDS encoding DUF2284 domain-containing protein, protein MKIEDENYRLLEDKAKELGAKSLRLLPAENIVVEDRTVLKCIFGCNGYGSRVCPPFIPTVEEFKKILADYEWALLVEWNSNNVFSREVSENFIKYGFEPPEDEAVKQHFQNNLKTIMKDRKEIIQPGVLEIEKFAWTLGYNTALATFPGMCTWCATKDYSDVKCAGAGGPCHHPTLRRPCLMGLGVRMDKTLEKIGTPLQKFPMDDTAPVPYTLILLD, encoded by the coding sequence ATGAAGATAGAAGACGAAAACTACAGGTTGCTGGAAGATAAGGCAAAAGAGTTGGGCGCAAAAAGTCTCAGACTCTTGCCCGCAGAAAACATCGTGGTAGAAGACCGAACCGTCCTGAAGTGCATTTTCGGCTGCAATGGCTATGGAAGCCGTGTCTGTCCCCCCTTTATTCCGACAGTGGAAGAATTCAAAAAAATACTTGCAGACTACGAATGGGCCCTTCTCGTTGAATGGAACTCCAATAATGTCTTTTCCCGGGAAGTCAGCGAGAATTTCATAAAATACGGCTTCGAGCCTCCTGAAGACGAAGCTGTAAAACAGCATTTCCAGAATAACCTGAAAACAATAATGAAAGACCGAAAAGAAATAATTCAGCCCGGAGTTCTGGAAATCGAAAAATTCGCCTGGACCCTGGGATATAACACCGCCCTTGCCACCTTTCCAGGCATGTGTACCTGGTGTGCCACAAAAGACTACTCCGACGTAAAGTGCGCGGGAGCAGGCGGACCCTGCCATCACCCGACTCTCCGCAGGCCGTGTCTTATGGGGCTCGGGGTAAGGATGGACAAAACCCTGGAAAAAATCGGCACTCCGCTTCAAAAGTTCCCGATGGATGATACGGCTCCTGTACCGTATACATTGATTCTGCTGGATTGA
- the hdrA2 gene encoding CoB-CoM heterodisulfide reductase HdrA2, whose amino-acid sequence MRIGVYICHCGLNIAGVIDVSALEAMANELEDVVLAREVQFLCSDSGQEGIIKDIKDNKLDRVVVAACSPRLHEKTFRHVMEKAGLNPYLMEMVNIREQCSWVHADDPQMATQKAFDLIRMGVAKARFLRELSATNSKASRNVLIIGGGVAGIEAALNLAEAGFPVTMVEKESTIGGKMALMNEVFPTNDCSICVLAPKMTEVQNHPNITLYTYSEVTDISGSVGKFHVKVKRKPRFVLEDKCKGCVDLCSGVCPVEIENPMNYGIGKTRAIYMPIPQSVPQVVLIDPDHCVGCGLCQLACPAEAVDYEQKPEEIEFEAGAIIVSTGYQLFDASRKKEYGFGKYPDVITNMQLERMLNSAGPTGGRVLVPSTDQPPKSVAFIQCVGSRDKTVGNEYCSRVCCMAALKNSQMVKERYPDTDVTIHYIDIRAAGEMYEEYYTRTQEMGVDFIRGKVAEVYAGEDGRPVVRYENTLESSVEEEAHDLVVLSTGYEPTKAAEGIGRMLNLARRPDRFFASAHPKMRPVDAPVSGVFLAGCASGPKEIQVSIAQGSACASKVMQLLGTGELEADPMGAHVDPDKCIGCRTCVEVCKFGKISIENKKAVVDEVSCYGCGDCSAACPVGAIQMRNFENEQILAQVREATAHKSQCPFIVAFLCNWCSYACADLTGMSRIRYPTNIRVIRTMCSARVNPEFVLEALKGGADGVLVAGCRMDECHYIHGNFDAKQRMDVLKEIIKEIGLDPKRLRTLWISAAEGERFSNTINEFVKELEEIGPIGSEFKQECAVPGVEEVTQ is encoded by the coding sequence ATGCGAATCGGAGTCTACATTTGCCATTGCGGACTGAACATTGCAGGAGTAATTGACGTTTCAGCCCTTGAGGCAATGGCAAACGAACTGGAAGATGTGGTGCTTGCCCGGGAAGTACAGTTTCTATGTTCCGATTCCGGACAGGAAGGCATCATTAAGGACATAAAAGATAACAAACTTGACAGGGTTGTGGTAGCTGCCTGTTCCCCAAGGCTGCACGAAAAGACCTTCAGGCACGTCATGGAAAAAGCTGGCCTTAACCCTTACCTAATGGAAATGGTAAACATAAGAGAGCAGTGCTCCTGGGTGCATGCGGATGACCCGCAGATGGCAACCCAGAAAGCTTTTGACCTGATAAGGATGGGGGTTGCAAAAGCCCGGTTCCTAAGGGAATTGAGTGCAACAAACTCAAAAGCCAGCCGAAATGTTCTTATCATAGGGGGAGGGGTTGCAGGAATCGAAGCCGCCTTAAACCTTGCAGAAGCCGGTTTTCCCGTAACCATGGTCGAGAAGGAATCTACAATCGGAGGCAAAATGGCCCTGATGAATGAAGTATTCCCGACAAACGACTGCTCGATCTGTGTGCTTGCTCCCAAAATGACAGAAGTTCAGAACCATCCCAACATCACTCTTTATACATATTCCGAGGTTACCGATATCTCAGGGTCCGTCGGAAAATTCCACGTCAAAGTCAAACGCAAACCAAGGTTTGTACTTGAAGACAAATGCAAGGGCTGCGTTGACCTCTGTTCCGGGGTCTGCCCCGTTGAAATCGAAAACCCCATGAACTACGGGATCGGAAAGACCCGGGCTATTTATATGCCAATCCCCCAGTCCGTTCCGCAGGTTGTACTTATCGACCCTGACCACTGTGTAGGCTGCGGACTCTGCCAGCTGGCCTGTCCTGCAGAAGCTGTGGATTACGAACAGAAGCCGGAGGAAATCGAATTCGAAGCCGGGGCCATAATTGTTTCTACAGGTTATCAGCTCTTTGACGCTTCCCGGAAAAAGGAGTACGGGTTTGGAAAATATCCTGACGTCATAACGAATATGCAGCTTGAAAGGATGCTGAACTCTGCAGGCCCGACAGGAGGGAGAGTCCTAGTACCTTCCACGGATCAGCCCCCGAAAAGCGTTGCATTTATCCAGTGTGTAGGGTCAAGGGACAAAACCGTAGGCAATGAATACTGTTCAAGAGTCTGCTGTATGGCAGCCCTTAAAAATTCCCAGATGGTAAAGGAGCGCTATCCTGATACTGATGTTACGATCCATTATATCGATATCCGGGCTGCCGGAGAGATGTACGAAGAATATTACACAAGGACACAGGAAATGGGTGTTGACTTCATCCGCGGAAAGGTTGCCGAGGTCTATGCCGGTGAAGACGGAAGGCCGGTTGTCCGTTACGAAAATACCCTGGAATCCAGTGTTGAAGAAGAAGCCCACGACCTTGTTGTGCTCTCCACAGGCTATGAGCCGACCAAGGCAGCAGAGGGAATAGGCAGGATGCTTAACCTTGCCCGGCGCCCGGACCGTTTCTTTGCAAGTGCCCATCCGAAAATGCGCCCTGTAGATGCCCCGGTAAGCGGAGTTTTCCTTGCAGGCTGTGCTTCGGGGCCCAAAGAAATCCAGGTCTCCATAGCTCAGGGCAGTGCCTGTGCCTCCAAAGTTATGCAGCTTCTCGGGACAGGAGAACTTGAAGCCGATCCTATGGGAGCCCATGTTGATCCTGATAAGTGCATTGGCTGCAGGACATGTGTGGAAGTCTGCAAATTCGGAAAGATCAGCATTGAGAATAAAAAAGCTGTTGTGGACGAAGTCTCCTGTTACGGCTGCGGGGACTGCAGTGCCGCATGCCCTGTTGGGGCAATTCAGATGCGTAACTTTGAAAACGAGCAGATCCTTGCCCAGGTCAGGGAGGCAACTGCTCATAAGTCCCAGTGCCCCTTTATTGTGGCTTTCCTCTGCAACTGGTGCAGTTATGCCTGTGCCGACCTTACAGGGATGTCAAGGATCCGTTATCCGACAAACATCAGGGTAATCCGTACCATGTGTTCGGCAAGGGTAAACCCCGAATTCGTGCTTGAAGCCCTCAAAGGCGGAGCGGACGGCGTGCTTGTTGCGGGCTGCAGGATGGACGAGTGCCACTATATTCACGGAAACTTCGACGCTAAACAGCGTATGGACGTCTTAAAGGAGATCATAAAGGAAATCGGGCTTGACCCGAAAAGACTCCGGACTCTCTGGATCTCGGCTGCCGAAGGAGAGCGTTTCTCAAATACGATTAACGAGTTTGTAAAGGAACTCGAAGAAATAGGGCCCATAGGAAGCGAGTTCAAGCAGGAATGTGCTGTTCCCGGGGTTGAGGAGGTGACACAGTGA
- a CDS encoding formylmethanofuran dehydrogenase subunit B, giving the protein MEKNYYVCTGCGMLCDDIEVEAEKNIVNKVYTACRVGVAHMKEGRDSAVFRVDDKPVDEATAIGEAAAILKNAKNPLIFGLGTSSNEAQKLAIEIAKKTSATLDDPSSFLLGSVVEALLQNRFKTCTLDDVRNKADVTIFWGTNPSDSHPRHLSKHSYFPRGKEKQRGWEEERTAIAIDVRKSHTAKICGNYFFEIPPGGDAEFIDALIAALSGKLPKTSYNFPPKRILELANILKGAKFGVVFAGLGLVYSLENLEPLFRLMDALNEKANFHLIPMVGHSNTRGFNENLFEETGHVNSVKFEDGAVKHGPEFSIVESLKAKTPDAALIIGSDPLSSLPRSIVKNLLEIPVISLNPCETLTSRNAKVYINTAISGVESGGTATRMDGVKVDFKPVVETKRLSDEAVLKKIMEAL; this is encoded by the coding sequence ATGGAAAAAAATTACTACGTATGCACAGGCTGTGGAATGCTCTGCGACGATATCGAGGTCGAGGCTGAAAAGAATATCGTAAACAAAGTCTATACCGCCTGCAGAGTTGGGGTAGCCCACATGAAAGAAGGCAGGGATAGTGCAGTTTTCCGGGTTGACGACAAGCCTGTTGATGAAGCAACTGCAATCGGTGAGGCTGCAGCTATCCTGAAGAATGCAAAAAACCCCCTGATATTCGGGCTTGGGACTTCCAGCAATGAAGCGCAGAAACTTGCAATCGAGATTGCAAAAAAAACCAGTGCAACTCTTGATGATCCTTCTTCCTTCCTCCTGGGGAGTGTTGTTGAAGCCCTCCTTCAAAACAGGTTTAAGACCTGTACGCTTGATGATGTGAGGAATAAAGCCGATGTTACTATTTTCTGGGGGACGAACCCTTCGGACTCTCATCCCCGCCACCTTTCGAAACATTCCTATTTCCCCAGAGGCAAGGAAAAACAGCGGGGCTGGGAAGAAGAGAGGACTGCAATTGCAATAGATGTCCGGAAGTCCCATACCGCAAAGATCTGCGGAAACTATTTCTTTGAGATCCCGCCGGGAGGAGATGCCGAGTTCATAGATGCTCTGATTGCAGCCCTTTCCGGAAAGCTTCCGAAAACCTCCTACAACTTCCCCCCAAAAAGAATCCTTGAACTGGCAAACATCCTTAAGGGGGCAAAGTTCGGAGTGGTCTTTGCAGGGCTTGGCCTGGTTTACTCCCTGGAAAACCTGGAACCTCTTTTCCGGCTCATGGATGCCCTGAACGAAAAAGCAAATTTCCACCTGATACCCATGGTGGGGCACTCCAACACACGGGGCTTTAATGAAAACCTCTTTGAGGAAACAGGGCACGTAAACAGTGTAAAGTTTGAAGACGGCGCCGTGAAACACGGACCCGAATTTTCGATCGTTGAATCTCTTAAAGCAAAAACCCCGGATGCGGCCCTTATCATCGGCTCAGACCCGCTTTCAAGCCTTCCCAGGTCCATTGTAAAGAACCTGCTTGAAATTCCTGTCATCTCGCTGAATCCCTGCGAAACCCTGACTTCCAGAAACGCGAAAGTCTATATTAACACTGCAATCAGCGGAGTTGAGTCCGGAGGGACTGCCACGCGTATGGACGGGGTAAAGGTAGACTTTAAACCTGTTGTTGAAACAAAGCGGCTCTCGGATGAAGCTGTTCTCAAAAAGATAATGGAGGCTCTCTGA
- a CDS encoding 4Fe-4S dicluster domain-containing protein, whose amino-acid sequence MSENEPEECPEQETQACDGCCCGAGENEEPEKGENETEDLESEDFEEPEEAEPEEENQEKLTVTTSMDLQGSHFLYTQATEKSLKTLDYDYKRCNGCGICVDICPTKALELGPMHEIATGLDAPPVMMDLDKCTFCRMCSNLCPVHAITLESLGDVPDKKQYPKYDAFVNINEKCLPCALCEGACPQDAIEVEFTFPKKEEIAPFKEGAEGEIEIDPDKCNFCGICARFCDAFILLEREPTPDNPVPFEQLLVDEDKCDYCVLCQDLCPEEAIKVKGERPCEAPKVEGKVTVDDMKCTQCARCQAVCPYEAVDLQKPMEGKLSLIELNLKECDPQGCRGCFNVCPSELWYVPTDPKDPRKIAFAEDFCMYCGACVKACHLGAIKVERTDVHHTEIPDTPWASQWKDAIESLKTGVRKGVDRAVFRETETLKAQKFMGIELPCTDEEALAAVQEKIDSLMPVLKSAKVRKLWETDSPESTAVAVKKKIEG is encoded by the coding sequence GTGAGCGAGAATGAACCCGAAGAGTGCCCTGAACAGGAAACTCAGGCATGCGATGGGTGCTGCTGCGGAGCCGGAGAAAATGAAGAGCCCGAAAAAGGAGAAAATGAAACTGAGGATCTCGAATCCGAAGATTTTGAGGAGCCGGAAGAGGCAGAACCCGAAGAAGAAAATCAGGAAAAGCTCACGGTTACGACCAGCATGGACCTGCAGGGAAGCCATTTCCTCTATACGCAGGCAACCGAAAAGTCCCTCAAGACCCTCGATTACGATTACAAGCGCTGCAACGGCTGCGGGATCTGTGTGGATATCTGCCCCACAAAAGCTCTTGAACTGGGCCCCATGCATGAGATCGCAACCGGACTTGATGCTCCTCCTGTAATGATGGACCTTGATAAATGCACCTTCTGCAGGATGTGCTCAAACCTCTGCCCTGTGCACGCCATAACCTTAGAATCCTTAGGAGATGTTCCTGATAAAAAACAGTATCCAAAATACGATGCGTTTGTGAATATCAATGAGAAATGCCTCCCATGTGCCCTCTGTGAGGGAGCCTGCCCGCAGGACGCAATCGAAGTCGAGTTCACTTTCCCGAAAAAAGAAGAGATCGCTCCCTTTAAGGAAGGAGCGGAGGGCGAAATCGAAATTGATCCCGACAAATGCAACTTCTGCGGAATATGCGCCCGTTTTTGTGACGCTTTCATCCTGCTTGAACGCGAACCTACCCCCGATAACCCTGTGCCTTTTGAGCAGCTCCTTGTTGACGAGGACAAATGCGACTACTGTGTGCTCTGCCAGGATCTCTGCCCGGAAGAAGCGATAAAGGTTAAAGGGGAGCGCCCCTGCGAAGCCCCTAAAGTGGAAGGCAAGGTAACAGTTGACGACATGAAATGCACACAGTGCGCTCGCTGTCAGGCTGTCTGTCCCTACGAAGCTGTGGACCTGCAAAAGCCCATGGAAGGGAAACTGAGTCTTATTGAGCTTAACCTGAAAGAGTGCGACCCTCAGGGCTGTCGCGGCTGCTTTAATGTCTGCCCATCGGAACTCTGGTACGTGCCTACAGATCCCAAAGACCCGCGAAAGATTGCCTTTGCCGAGGATTTCTGTATGTACTGCGGGGCCTGTGTGAAAGCCTGCCACCTCGGAGCCATAAAAGTGGAAAGAACCGATGTCCACCATACCGAGATCCCGGATACCCCATGGGCTTCCCAGTGGAAAGATGCAATCGAGTCCCTGAAGACCGGAGTCCGGAAAGGAGTTGATCGTGCCGTCTTCAGAGAAACGGAAACCCTCAAAGCCCAGAAGTTTATGGGCATAGAGCTTCCATGTACTGATGAAGAGGCGCTTGCAGCCGTACAGGAAAAAATCGATTCTCTAATGCCTGTCCTTAAGAGTGCAAAGGTCAGGAAACTCTGGGAAACCGATTCTCCGGAAAGCACTGCTGTAGCCGTGAAAAAGAAGATCGAAGGCTGA
- a CDS encoding helix-turn-helix domain-containing protein, which translates to MALVLDKEEIWVLECIKEAHIDKGFHIRDVIKKAKNGYGLSRSTVYEIVGYLEFHGLIKTNKAGNREIDESIAYFVTCLGCGKEIPGNEYFKENGKQVCEDCYLEGHQKIKFADPVAVRSKKLFRKQHGFEGAEGLTELQKEIYDFILEEGGVTPEKISKLFKLTPQETRNQLAILRHCELLKWRKMGEEMYMVPFDS; encoded by the coding sequence ATGGCTCTTGTGCTGGATAAAGAAGAGATATGGGTTCTTGAATGCATAAAAGAAGCCCATATAGACAAGGGATTTCACATTCGAGACGTTATAAAGAAAGCTAAAAACGGATATGGATTATCAAGGTCGACAGTTTACGAAATAGTGGGCTATCTGGAGTTTCACGGCCTTATAAAGACTAATAAAGCCGGGAACAGGGAAATTGACGAGTCAATAGCTTATTTTGTAACGTGTCTTGGATGCGGGAAGGAAATTCCGGGAAACGAATACTTCAAAGAAAACGGAAAGCAGGTATGTGAAGACTGTTACCTGGAAGGGCACCAGAAAATAAAGTTTGCAGACCCCGTGGCAGTGCGTTCTAAAAAACTCTTCAGAAAACAGCACGGGTTTGAAGGGGCTGAAGGCCTGACCGAACTGCAAAAAGAGATCTATGACTTTATCCTGGAGGAGGGAGGAGTAACCCCCGAAAAGATATCGAAGCTTTTCAAGCTTACTCCGCAGGAGACCAGGAACCAGCTGGCAATATTGCGGCACTGCGAACTTTTGAAGTGGAGAAAAATGGGAGAAGAAATGTATATGGTACCTTTCGATTCCTAA
- a CDS encoding universal stress protein: protein MGIVNFRKIMIATDGSVCSRIAANYAIELARLSGGTIYAVYVVSTDYFSSMAVDFDWERMNEALKKEGHSAVNYVKRAGEMERVNVDPILLEGHPAEELIRYAEDNEMDVVIMGTLGKTGLDRLLLGSVAEKVVRHSKVPVMVISEKCKYRG from the coding sequence ATGGGAATTGTCAATTTCAGGAAAATAATGATCGCAACCGATGGTTCTGTCTGTTCCAGGATAGCTGCGAACTATGCGATAGAGCTTGCCCGTTTGAGCGGAGGCACTATTTATGCGGTATATGTTGTGTCTACGGATTATTTCTCTTCTATGGCTGTGGATTTTGACTGGGAAAGGATGAACGAAGCCCTGAAAAAAGAGGGACATTCTGCCGTCAATTATGTAAAAAGGGCAGGAGAAATGGAAAGGGTCAATGTGGACCCAATCCTGCTTGAAGGACATCCGGCAGAAGAATTGATCCGTTATGCTGAAGACAACGAAATGGACGTCGTTATTATGGGAACCCTCGGCAAGACCGGGCTTGACAGGCTGCTGCTCGGCAGTGTGGCAGAAAAAGTTGTCCGGCACTCCAAGGTACCGGTAATGGTTATAAGCGAAAAATGCAAATACCGAGGCTGA